From Mycoplasma sp. 2045, a single genomic window includes:
- a CDS encoding division/cell wall cluster transcriptional repressor MraZ translates to MYGEYSRNIDDKNRVVIPPVFRDELGSKVFVTIGFDGNAEIRSIEEYKAYIRMIEENNRFDRNARILARYILGNTYEIDLDNQNRISLPKIIIDKLSIKKEVIFIGVGSIAELWSKEKYDEFNNQYSLDDIANIAQTLSGHGTK, encoded by the coding sequence ATGTACGGCGAATACTCAAGAAACATAGATGATAAGAACCGTGTGGTCATTCCACCGGTCTTCAGAGATGAACTCGGTTCGAAAGTTTTTGTTACCATCGGTTTTGATGGTAATGCTGAAATTAGATCAATCGAAGAATACAAAGCTTACATCAGAATGATTGAAGAAAATAATCGTTTTGATAGAAATGCACGTATTCTCGCAAGATACATTTTAGGAAACACTTACGAAATCGACCTTGATAATCAAAACCGTATCTCATTACCAAAAATTATCATTGACAAACTATCCATCAAAAAAGAAGTTATTTTCATTGGTGTAGGTTCAATTGCTGAACTATGATCAAAAGAAAAATACGATGAATTCAACAATCAATACTCTCTTGATGATATAGCAAATATCGCTCAAACTCTTTCAGGTCATGGAACAAAGTAA
- the rsmH gene encoding 16S rRNA (cytosine(1402)-N(4))-methyltransferase RsmH: protein MEQSKLHYSVLLNETVDSLDIKPDGIYVDLTVGMGGHSSEILKKLTTGHLYAFDKDDYALEQSKARLEKISNNFTLIKSDFKDFVSKLHEQNIFKVNGIIADLGISSPQIDQAERGFSYNKDAKLDMRMNQAQELDAYYVVNYYDEDKLADILWKYADVKLNKKVAKAIRNNRPINTTLELVNVIKSAYPAALLREKNPAKAIFQAIRIEVNNELDSLKQLLENALGMLDTNGTLSIITFHSIEDKMVKNAFAEVTKSKIPSKMPIQEQKEFITKSIKASKQEIEENNRSRSAKLRIIKKLK, encoded by the coding sequence ATGGAACAAAGTAAATTACATTATTCAGTTCTATTAAACGAAACAGTAGATTCACTGGATATAAAACCAGATGGAATTTATGTTGATTTAACTGTAGGAATGGGTGGTCACTCATCAGAGATATTAAAAAAACTTACAACAGGTCACTTATATGCTTTTGATAAAGATGATTATGCTTTAGAACAATCAAAAGCAAGACTTGAAAAAATAAGTAATAATTTCACACTTATTAAAAGTGACTTTAAAGATTTTGTTTCAAAATTACATGAACAAAATATCTTTAAAGTCAATGGAATTATTGCTGACTTAGGAATTTCATCACCACAAATTGATCAAGCAGAACGTGGATTCTCATATAACAAGGATGCAAAACTTGATATGCGTATGAATCAAGCGCAAGAACTTGATGCTTATTATGTAGTTAACTACTATGATGAAGATAAATTGGCTGATATATTATGAAAATACGCTGATGTAAAACTTAATAAAAAAGTTGCGAAGGCCATTCGTAATAATCGTCCAATTAATACTACATTAGAGTTAGTTAATGTCATAAAAAGTGCATATCCAGCTGCATTACTTAGAGAAAAAAATCCAGCTAAAGCAATTTTTCAAGCAATCAGAATTGAAGTTAACAATGAACTTGATTCATTAAAACAATTACTTGAAAATGCACTTGGTATGTTAGATACAAATGGAACTTTAAGCATTATTACATTCCATTCTATTGAAGATAAAATGGTAAAAAATGCATTTGCAGAAGTTACCAAATCTAAAATACCATCAAAAATGCCAATTCAAGAACAAAAAGAATTTATAACTAAATCAATCAAAGCTTCTAAACAAGAAATTGAAGAAAACAATAGATCAAGAAGTGCAAAACTAAGAATTATTAAAAAATTAAAATAA
- a CDS encoding MAG3720 family protein, with protein sequence MSKYIANYHITDTNAEFVLVKYQNDNYFNVLSRTSEYNSFDIITFDAWYQQAAVATKTVVNDSELELNVIFDDNLFENLSFSRFINQLDNNNNLINSSEVEKSLENLMQKHIKFSNLENFISSPTINWTTVKGDINKEYANVPTDREYTKISQVFSLFDTGLDRTNLETLKEMFTKPYSETNLTVTFYLKSQLVASKITDTAVQSIAVDLNKNYLSLFVVKNGKIFNYKKYDNISLNYLVNKLANHLKVNNQLVANMIDYHTRLDEFSNGFDEDAEVYKFVVAKYNEFKKRLSNLVLDFYNLNRKHLDLSNLKSLIVNSENEFIANDLKESFSNNFNQLRVQNLLADNVFTLFTLENKLIQQAILQSNNMLIEKDQNNTIISRIDYSRSKRNIFARIFTNLFNHK encoded by the coding sequence ATGAGCAAGTACATAGCAAACTATCATATAACAGATACAAATGCAGAATTTGTACTTGTTAAATATCAAAATGATAATTACTTCAATGTTTTAAGTCGTACTTCAGAATATAACTCATTTGACATTATAACTTTTGACGCATGATATCAGCAAGCTGCTGTAGCAACAAAAACAGTTGTAAATGATAGTGAGCTAGAGTTAAATGTAATTTTTGATGACAATTTATTTGAAAACTTATCATTTTCAAGATTTATCAACCAATTAGATAATAACAACAATCTAATTAACTCTTCAGAGGTTGAAAAATCACTTGAAAACTTAATGCAAAAACACATTAAATTCTCAAACTTAGAGAATTTCATCTCTTCACCAACAATTAACTGAACAACAGTTAAAGGTGATATTAACAAAGAATATGCAAATGTACCTACAGATAGAGAGTACACAAAAATTAGTCAAGTATTTTCATTATTTGACACAGGTTTAGATAGAACAAACTTAGAAACATTAAAAGAAATGTTCACTAAACCTTATTCAGAAACAAACTTAACAGTTACTTTCTATCTTAAGTCACAATTAGTTGCAAGTAAAATTACAGATACAGCTGTTCAAAGCATCGCTGTAGACTTAAACAAAAATTATTTATCACTTTTTGTAGTTAAAAATGGAAAAATTTTCAACTACAAAAAATATGACAATATTTCATTAAATTACTTAGTTAATAAATTAGCAAATCATCTTAAGGTAAATAATCAACTAGTTGCCAATATGATTGATTACCACACAAGATTAGATGAATTTTCAAATGGATTTGATGAAGATGCTGAAGTTTACAAATTTGTTGTAGCAAAATACAATGAATTTAAAAAACGCTTATCAAACTTAGTTTTAGATTTTTACAATCTAAATAGAAAACATTTAGATTTATCAAATTTAAAAAGCTTAATTGTAAATTCAGAAAATGAATTTATCGCAAATGATTTAAAAGAATCATTTAGCAACAATTTCAATCAGCTACGTGTTCAAAATTTATTAGCTGACAACGTTTTTACTTTATTTACTTTAGAAAACAAATTAATTCAGCAAGCTATTTTACAAAGTAACAATATGCTTATTGAAAAAGATCAAAACAACACTATTATTAGTAGAATAGATTATTCAAGATCAAAAAGAAATATCTTTGCAAGAATTTTTACAAACCTTTTTAACCATAAATAA
- a CDS encoding cell division protein FtsZ — translation MDQLTQNSPYKKWENFKITIIGVGGAGNNAVNMMIDENLPNINYIAANTDSQALEYSKCENKLTLGKSNNGFGAGSNPELGLELAKESIEDIKEKLSGSKIVIVTAGFGGGTGTGAAPLIAKIAKEQGALVLGIVSTPFTYEGKARNKIATNGIENLKQNTDAYLVLSNQKISELNPSVPSADLYRLANVSLKNIVVAINSILNKVGFINIDFADFKNALTNSGKSIINVTQGSGESKVSKALNKLFEPNYYDYPLFAPSRLLINLQYDQNTTSAQIQEAIMGVYKKLNIDEANESEAIKIGQEIINTPHNAGFFKITVIGSGEDEQVDKNIYVQEEKFEVIEQINELEDIKEDTIILEDVQGIIEQEIKLQTQDTEILKVEEDAADASKENPSIELLNYFNIPNENEVDDSKTKVWFN, via the coding sequence ATGGATCAATTAACCCAAAATAGTCCATATAAAAAATGAGAGAACTTTAAAATTACCATCATTGGCGTTGGTGGTGCAGGAAATAATGCAGTAAATATGATGATTGATGAAAATTTGCCAAACATCAATTACATAGCTGCAAACACAGATTCTCAAGCATTAGAATACAGTAAATGTGAAAATAAATTAACTCTTGGAAAAAGTAACAATGGTTTTGGTGCTGGTTCAAATCCAGAACTTGGATTAGAACTTGCTAAAGAAAGTATTGAAGATATTAAAGAAAAATTAAGCGGTTCAAAAATTGTAATAGTAACTGCCGGATTTGGTGGAGGAACAGGTACTGGAGCAGCACCGTTAATTGCCAAAATTGCCAAGGAGCAAGGTGCATTAGTATTAGGTATCGTTTCTACACCATTCACATATGAAGGTAAAGCAAGAAATAAAATAGCTACAAATGGTATTGAAAATCTTAAACAAAATACAGACGCATATTTAGTTTTATCAAACCAAAAAATTTCGGAATTGAACCCATCAGTTCCGAGTGCAGACTTATACAGATTAGCTAACGTAAGTTTAAAAAATATTGTAGTCGCAATTAATAGCATTTTAAACAAAGTAGGATTTATCAACATTGACTTTGCTGATTTTAAAAATGCATTGACAAATTCAGGTAAATCAATCATTAACGTTACACAAGGTTCAGGAGAATCAAAAGTTTCAAAAGCACTTAACAAGCTTTTTGAGCCAAACTATTATGATTATCCATTATTTGCACCTTCAAGATTATTAATTAACTTGCAATATGACCAAAATACGACATCAGCTCAAATTCAAGAAGCAATTATGGGTGTTTACAAAAAACTAAACATCGATGAAGCTAATGAATCAGAAGCTATCAAAATAGGTCAAGAAATTATCAATACACCACACAATGCAGGATTTTTCAAAATCACTGTAATTGGTTCAGGCGAAGATGAGCAAGTTGACAAAAACATCTATGTGCAAGAAGAAAAATTTGAAGTTATAGAACAAATCAATGAGCTAGAAGACATCAAAGAAGACACAATTATTCTTGAAGATGTCCAAGGTATTATTGAACAAGAAATCAAGTTACAAACTCAAGATACAGAAATTCTTAAAGTTGAAGAAGATGCTGCAGATGCATCAAAAGAAAATCCTTCTATAGAATTATTAAACTACTTCAATATTCCAAACGAAAACGAAGTAGATGATTCAAAAACAAAGGTATGATTTAATTAA
- a CDS encoding DNA integrity scanning protein DisA nucleotide-binding domain protein, producing MNVVAIISLVIGCLTFIAILGLLGYFLKPMISTFVGNKIRKSKYEKLGKSSQIRLINQLRETVDYLSKNKIGALITIENNDNIDNLRTDGVVVNANISSSLLISIFNKTSPLHDGAVVIRDNKIYYAATFYKITKRSFEANYGSRHRAALGISEQSDATTIVVSEENGQIKIIKNGAMIDTELDHFQEDLIKYLSE from the coding sequence ATGAATGTTGTTGCAATCATTTCATTAGTTATAGGTTGCTTAACTTTTATAGCAATCCTAGGGCTTTTAGGTTACTTCTTAAAACCAATGATTTCTACATTTGTTGGAAATAAAATCAGAAAATCAAAATATGAAAAATTAGGAAAAAGTAGTCAAATTCGTTTAATTAACCAATTAAGAGAAACAGTTGATTATTTATCAAAAAACAAAATTGGTGCTCTTATTACGATTGAAAACAATGACAACATTGATAACTTAAGAACTGATGGTGTTGTTGTTAATGCAAATATTTCAAGCAGTTTGCTTATTTCGATTTTTAATAAAACATCTCCATTGCACGATGGTGCAGTGGTTATTAGAGATAACAAAATCTACTATGCAGCTACATTTTACAAAATCACAAAAAGAAGTTTTGAAGCTAATTATGGCTCAAGACATAGAGCTGCTTTAGGAATTTCTGAACAATCAGATGCAACTACAATTGTAGTTTCGGAAGAAAATGGACAAATTAAAATCATCAAAAACGGAGCAATGATAGATACTGAATTAGATCATTTCCAAGAAGATTTAATTAAGTACTTAAGTGAGTAA
- the mgtE gene encoding magnesium transporter has protein sequence MNFTEEQKLELIQNLRTLIAAKKIKDVRLLLEKYPLADFAEALGELTINEQLYILRVLKTEDAADVFAYLDDDTKVNLAQSFTQDWGMEVLQELQTDELADVLEELPANITKYILSKTDAEKRQKLNNILSYDDDSIGSIMSVDMSVLKSDWTVKKAISKIKKDYRSNIELTHNFYVVDDQKKLLGDITLEELVFADDEKETLDELYNVVTTVHPNDKKENAANIFADHDRSTLPVTTADGYLIGMITADDVIDVIQDSATEDMYKLAGINPEAAEESYLKTTIMQIVKSRVLWLIILMISATLSQFIIQKFTDVSEGFVNGINVAISSAILVGLIPIISGAAGNAGSQSSTTITRAASLGEIATKDIWKVVGREVSIGAIIGAIMFVVNVARLYIYFAIPSFRESDGKTASWGVLSFVILASSLSLFFVVIFAKFLGTIIPLVAIKFKKDPAVMSAPILATLSDALSTLIFFGLNILVLFIAHSAHWI, from the coding sequence ATGAACTTCACAGAAGAACAAAAATTAGAGTTAATACAAAATTTAAGAACTCTCATTGCTGCTAAAAAAATTAAAGACGTTAGATTGTTGCTTGAAAAATATCCTCTTGCAGACTTTGCTGAGGCACTTGGTGAATTAACAATCAATGAGCAACTTTACATTTTAAGGGTGCTTAAAACTGAAGATGCTGCTGACGTTTTTGCTTATTTAGATGATGATACAAAAGTTAATTTAGCTCAATCATTCACTCAAGATTGAGGTATGGAAGTTTTACAAGAACTTCAAACTGACGAGTTAGCTGACGTTCTTGAAGAATTACCAGCTAACATTACAAAATACATTTTGTCTAAAACAGATGCAGAAAAAAGACAAAAATTAAATAACATTTTATCTTACGATGACGATAGCATCGGAAGTATTATGAGCGTTGATATGTCTGTTCTTAAATCTGATTGAACAGTTAAAAAAGCTATTTCAAAAATCAAAAAAGACTATAGAAGCAACATTGAACTTACACATAACTTCTATGTTGTAGATGACCAAAAGAAATTACTTGGTGACATCACACTTGAAGAATTAGTCTTTGCAGATGATGAAAAAGAAACTTTAGATGAACTTTATAACGTTGTTACAACAGTTCATCCAAATGATAAAAAAGAAAATGCAGCTAACATATTTGCTGACCACGATAGATCAACACTTCCGGTAACTACAGCTGATGGATACCTTATCGGTATGATTACAGCTGACGATGTTATTGATGTTATTCAAGATTCAGCAACAGAGGATATGTATAAGCTTGCCGGGATTAACCCTGAAGCTGCTGAAGAAAGTTATCTTAAAACAACAATCATGCAAATTGTTAAATCTCGTGTTTTATGATTAATTATCTTAATGATTTCAGCTACTTTATCTCAATTTATTATTCAAAAATTCACTGACGTTTCAGAAGGATTTGTTAATGGAATTAATGTTGCAATTTCTTCTGCTATCTTAGTTGGACTTATTCCTATTATTTCAGGGGCTGCCGGAAACGCAGGTTCTCAATCTTCCACAACAATTACTCGTGCAGCATCTTTAGGCGAAATTGCAACTAAAGATATTTGAAAAGTAGTTGGTCGTGAAGTGTCCATTGGTGCTATTATTGGGGCGATTATGTTCGTAGTCAATGTAGCCAGACTTTATATTTACTTTGCAATTCCATCATTTAGAGAAAGTGATGGTAAAACAGCAAGTTGAGGAGTTCTTTCATTTGTTATTTTAGCAAGCTCATTATCACTATTTTTTGTAGTTATCTTTGCTAAATTCTTAGGAACAATTATTCCTCTTGTAGCTATTAAATTTAAAAAAGACCCAGCTGTTATGTCTGCTCCAATTTTAGCGACATTATCAGATGCTTTATCAACATTGATTTTCTTCGGTCTTAACATTTTAGTTCTTTTCATAGCACACAGTGCTCATTGAATTTAA
- a CDS encoding MHJ_0274 family protein, with translation MPDNKLNIAIWVILGVVLLALASYILYQFIKDKIAKKKQRQAHFEFTQEAIVYVYELNVMVNKLIKLNKVKHDEFVPSIGEYTMSEINNNTRNVLVKVFKSPEFREFLFKNPAHETFVKNLEQLRDCNSNLWAKKIPNVLEYFGTNQEKAFAEVKKYNEASINQIYKEEDELHSKIEEIFKNEFNKGKEN, from the coding sequence ATGCCTGATAATAAATTAAATATAGCAATTTGAGTTATCCTTGGTGTTGTTTTACTTGCTTTAGCATCATACATCCTATACCAGTTCATTAAGGATAAAATTGCAAAGAAAAAACAAAGACAAGCGCACTTTGAATTTACACAAGAAGCAATTGTGTATGTTTATGAACTTAACGTTATGGTTAACAAATTAATCAAACTTAACAAAGTAAAACATGATGAATTTGTGCCATCAATTGGTGAATACACAATGTCAGAAATTAACAATAACACTAGAAATGTTCTTGTTAAAGTATTTAAATCACCTGAATTTAGAGAATTCTTATTCAAAAACCCTGCTCACGAAACTTTTGTTAAAAACTTAGAACAACTTAGAGATTGCAACTCAAACTTATGAGCTAAAAAAATCCCTAATGTTTTAGAATACTTTGGCACAAATCAAGAAAAAGCTTTTGCAGAAGTTAAAAAATACAATGAAGCCTCAATTAATCAAATTTATAAAGAAGAAGATGAATTACACAGCAAAATAGAGGAGATTTTTAAAAATGAATTCAACAAAGGAAAAGAAAATTAA
- the pgsA gene encoding CDP-diacylglycerol--glycerol-3-phosphate 3-phosphatidyltransferase, with amino-acid sequence MNSTKEKKIKKVKVVKEKKKISLPNLLTLIRIILVVPMLLLMSISILLIYLGTGQAGASYFALGASQNSGSVLGYKIALTIINLLILAIFIGAMVTDYFDGAIARKRNLVSVFGKVWDPIADKLMVNLTLVYLAVINVLPFWAMALFLLRDIIVDGVRVFLASKGYDVSAGKWGKIKTFVLAIGLTITLTVTVGLHYATLNATSHQQIVRYILNIPIYVALVFAILSGIFYVRKAFKAVKLVTTTETVTTTQTKVVEEKQPEQIEKSKKEVNKQ; translated from the coding sequence ATGAATTCAACAAAGGAAAAGAAAATTAAAAAAGTAAAAGTTGTAAAAGAAAAGAAAAAAATCAGTTTACCAAACTTGCTTACATTAATCAGAATCATTTTAGTTGTTCCAATGCTTCTATTAATGTCAATTAGCATTTTATTAATTTACTTAGGAACTGGCCAAGCTGGTGCATCATATTTTGCATTAGGAGCTTCACAAAATTCAGGTAGCGTTCTAGGATACAAAATTGCACTTACAATTATTAATTTATTAATCCTTGCAATTTTTATTGGAGCTATGGTCACAGACTACTTTGATGGAGCAATTGCAAGAAAACGTAATTTAGTATCTGTGTTTGGAAAAGTTTGAGATCCAATTGCAGATAAACTAATGGTTAACTTAACACTTGTTTATTTAGCCGTAATTAATGTTTTACCTTTCTGAGCTATGGCACTTTTCTTATTAAGAGATATTATTGTAGATGGTGTTAGAGTATTTTTAGCATCAAAAGGATACGATGTATCAGCAGGTAAATGAGGAAAAATTAAAACATTTGTTTTAGCTATTGGACTCACAATCACATTAACTGTTACAGTTGGATTGCATTATGCAACATTAAATGCAACATCACACCAACAAATTGTTAGATACATTTTAAACATCCCAATTTACGTAGCTTTAGTATTTGCAATTCTTTCAGGAATTTTCTATGTAAGAAAAGCATTTAAAGCTGTTAAATTAGTTACAACAACAGAAACAGTTACAACTACACAAACAAAAGTAGTTGAAGAAAAACAACCAGAACAAATTGAAAAATCAAAAAAAGAAGTAAATAAACAATAA
- the rlmD gene encoding 23S rRNA (uracil(1939)-C(5))-methyltransferase RlmD: MSKINKYTLRQELKVKCSEISYEGYGVYRDENNFPIFISDLLPNEEAIIKITNLYKNYAFGCIVKHLTFSDDRNSEFQWTPSAPLVTLKYPAQIKFKNNYFYNLLKRNLQNINLNEVYYQFTQSLIQFEYRNKVSYKLSVQNNQLTINEINQKSNEITDANNLFLVKPIIKETICHILDAIQKFLENTGKLKNLKMFEKITLRANSKNQVDVCLSIHSDYDLPNKLVKLLNEITEVISLSINKKHSVQVLFEKEQFKMQLNDKEFVCNIQSFFQVNDIVASMMFIKIKEYVNSKNNVKTILDAYCGVGTIGQIVANKNNYVYGSDIVSSAIKNANNNKLLNSISGEYKTISSDVYFTKNVSNLEDSILILDPPRSGISKEFIDWIIEKQIKNIVYMSCDVKTLTRDLQLILEANSYKITYIQGFDMFPNTPHIEALVFIEKK; the protein is encoded by the coding sequence ATGTCTAAAATAAACAAATATACCTTACGCCAAGAGTTAAAGGTTAAATGTAGTGAAATTAGTTACGAAGGTTATGGCGTTTATAGAGATGAAAATAACTTTCCTATTTTCATAAGTGATTTATTACCTAATGAAGAAGCAATTATCAAGATAACAAACTTATATAAAAATTATGCATTTGGATGCATTGTTAAACATTTAACTTTTTCTGATGATAGAAACTCTGAATTTCAATGAACTCCATCAGCACCATTAGTCACTTTAAAATATCCTGCTCAAATCAAATTTAAAAATAATTATTTCTATAATTTGCTTAAAAGAAACTTGCAAAACATAAATTTAAATGAAGTTTATTATCAATTTACTCAATCTCTAATTCAATTTGAATATAGAAATAAAGTTTCTTATAAATTAAGCGTTCAAAATAATCAGTTGACTATCAATGAAATTAATCAAAAGTCTAATGAAATAACAGATGCTAATAATTTATTTTTAGTTAAACCAATCATAAAAGAAACAATCTGTCATATTTTGGATGCAATTCAAAAATTTCTGGAAAACACTGGCAAATTAAAAAACTTGAAAATGTTTGAAAAAATCACATTAAGAGCAAATTCAAAAAATCAAGTTGATGTTTGTTTATCAATTCACTCTGATTATGATTTACCTAATAAATTAGTTAAATTACTTAATGAAATTACAGAAGTTATTTCACTAAGTATCAACAAAAAGCATAGTGTACAAGTCTTATTTGAAAAAGAACAATTCAAAATGCAGTTGAACGATAAAGAGTTCGTTTGTAACATTCAATCTTTCTTTCAAGTGAACGATATTGTTGCATCAATGATGTTTATTAAGATAAAAGAGTATGTAAATAGCAAAAATAATGTTAAAACTATTTTAGATGCATATTGTGGAGTTGGTACAATTGGTCAAATTGTTGCTAACAAAAATAATTATGTATATGGTTCTGACATTGTCTCAAGTGCAATTAAAAATGCAAATAATAACAAACTTTTAAACTCTATTAGTGGTGAATATAAAACAATATCTTCTGATGTTTATTTCACTAAGAATGTTTCTAATTTAGAGGACAGCATTTTAATTTTAGACCCACCACGTAGTGGAATAAGTAAAGAATTCATCGATTGAATAATTGAAAAACAAATCAAAAATATTGTTTATATGTCTTGTGATGTTAAGACATTAACAAGAGATTTACAATTAATTTTAGAAGCTAATTCATATAAAATAACTTACATTCAAGGTTTTGATATGTTTCCTAATACACCGCATATTGAGGCGCTTGTTTTCATCGAAAAAAAATAG
- the rsmD gene encoding 16S rRNA (guanine(966)-N(2))-methyltransferase RsmD: MRIIAGKLRHLIIEQPDSKFTRPTGDKVREAVFSSIQFEIEDTTCLDLFSGSGAWAIEAISRGAKHVDAVEKQRQVFTVTKSNVAKTKTDNQISLFNDDALQFLSKTSKTYDFIFIDAPFVEYELVNNSLLTISQKNLLNENGEIILETDKPNLIVLPDNLQVYKEKKYGKVYILKICLK, encoded by the coding sequence ATGAGAATAATAGCAGGTAAATTACGTCACTTAATAATAGAACAACCAGATTCAAAATTCACTAGACCTACAGGGGATAAAGTCAGAGAAGCTGTCTTTTCATCAATTCAATTCGAAATTGAAGACACAACTTGTTTAGACTTGTTTTCAGGTTCAGGAGCTTGAGCTATTGAAGCTATCAGCAGAGGCGCAAAACACGTTGACGCAGTTGAAAAACAAAGACAAGTTTTTACTGTAACTAAATCAAATGTTGCTAAAACTAAAACAGATAATCAAATAAGTTTATTTAATGATGATGCTTTACAATTTTTAAGTAAGACAAGCAAAACTTATGATTTTATCTTTATTGATGCTCCATTTGTTGAATATGAATTAGTCAATAATTCACTTTTAACAATTTCACAAAAAAACTTACTAAATGAAAATGGTGAAATTATTTTGGAAACTGATAAACCTAATTTAATTGTCTTACCTGACAATTTGCAAGTTTATAAAGAAAAAAAATATGGAAAGGTTTATATCTTAAAAATATGTCTAAAATAA
- the trmB gene encoding tRNA (guanosine(46)-N7)-methyltransferase TrmB, producing MRLRYDKNAEVNLANSDFLIKEFPINLKENDVLEIGAGKGEMIAQLALQNPNITYYAFEKYPTVANKILKKINELNLKNLFIVTKDASNLTELFTGKIDTIWLTFSDPWPKKAHEKRRLTYKTFLDQYKQLLSEKGCLYFKTDNDKLFEFTVESLNENNWNIIDMTTDLHSSKYNETNVQTGYEQKWSSLGKNINFLIAKPNK from the coding sequence ATGAGATTGAGATATGATAAAAATGCTGAAGTAAATTTAGCAAATTCTGACTTTTTAATTAAAGAATTTCCAATTAACTTAAAAGAAAACGATGTTTTAGAAATTGGAGCAGGTAAAGGTGAAATGATTGCTCAATTAGCTCTTCAAAATCCTAATATTACATATTATGCTTTTGAAAAATACCCAACAGTAGCTAATAAAATTCTTAAGAAGATTAATGAACTTAATTTAAAAAATCTTTTCATTGTAACTAAAGATGCAAGTAATTTAACTGAGTTATTCACAGGAAAAATAGACACAATTTGATTGACTTTTTCAGATCCGTGACCTAAGAAAGCTCATGAAAAAAGAAGATTAACATACAAAACATTTTTAGACCAATATAAACAATTATTATCTGAAAAAGGTTGCTTATACTTTAAAACTGATAATGATAAGTTATTTGAATTTACAGTTGAATCATTGAATGAAAATAATTGAAATATCATTGATATGACAACTGATTTACATTCATCAAAGTATAATGAAACTAATGTTCAAACAGGGTATGAGCAAAAATGATCTTCACTTGGCAAAAACATTAATTTCTTAATCGCTAAGCCAAATAAATAA
- the rpsR gene encoding 30S ribosomal protein S18, whose product MAFYKNKKGFINRRRSCEFCDNKMTYVDYKNVDLLHKYVTATGQIKAKAATGTCAKHQRKVANAIKRARFIALMPYHVVRPRIQKSN is encoded by the coding sequence ATGGCTTTTTACAAAAACAAAAAAGGTTTTATTAACAGAAGAAGATCATGTGAATTCTGTGATAACAAAATGACATATGTTGATTACAAAAACGTTGATTTATTACACAAATATGTAACAGCAACAGGGCAAATTAAAGCTAAAGCTGCAACTGGAACATGTGCTAAACACCAAAGAAAAGTTGCTAACGCAATTAAAAGAGCGCGTTTCATCGCTTTGATGCCTTACCACGTTGTTCGTCCACGTATTCAAAAATCAAACTAA